In Gossypium raimondii isolate GPD5lz chromosome 12, ASM2569854v1, whole genome shotgun sequence, a single window of DNA contains:
- the LOC105763636 gene encoding uncharacterized protein LOC105763636 isoform X1: MHLFETNRYMLLKNLMEDKKLDFNRPLLSVRRFTSQAAGSESEGNKKTDNSLKKVPHPPVYKSELKSGPLRNPGTVPFVWEKTPGRPKEESNIQTDALDRPPIAPKLPPGRALRDKQQSPRNGSDAKTFAPYQTDMAPSSSQNVPSLALNETTYECANGEMEETGSSGSKDSGEAYVDALDTLSRSESFFLNCSISGVSGLDGSDIKPSGTFSSDPQTRDFMMGRFLPAAKAVASETPPYATKKQPIAREPPRQIKKLVIADKQQPLYASSPNKFPHAQDDWSEESEDDCYSDSQNYSVNVCGLFPQFLLKNSLCLLNPIPRVKAQKSVKTAYSDHRREAKSSYLRSCNETETEHTEAAGKKRLTGIAQTEEAIEDKNNLKSGSSKKSYRSDCRNPDGASLFRHFQGNNVSSYPSQISWLGHQEKRFLGIPDKAKNYRVSSIDPHKQGSKNLQECLASESISQESGSASPVEKTLYVDSVQRGISSNSSFPDETASCMKDGLEILVNPGEMEENPSVDSSLKHTKHLNHVVDEKTPVQHKCMESVDPYSLLSPEKYAPYWQMDATDGFRRDQDLIRDSSKLTFLNVNEFKLSQQDLIQHSNKFTNSKAAECRKADLESQPQIKSSNQGSSHGCNLKLPLALPLPKAPSESWLKRTLPAVSSRNSSSRTGLGTCNYSETQAYTALSSDLKWENIVKSSNVHHGRLRFSEEQLPPIPEA; encoded by the exons ATGCATTTATTTGAAACAAACAGATATATGTTGCTAAAGAATTTGATGGAAGACAAGAAACTGGACTTTAACCGGCCACTTCTCTCTGTGAGGCGCTTCACATCCCAGGCTGCAGGTTCTGAATCCGAGGGCAACAAGAAAACTGATAATTCACTCAAAAAAGTACCCCATCCGCCTGTTTATAAATCAGAACTGAAATCAGGTCCGCTCAGGAACCCTGGAACAGTTCCTTTTGTATGGGAGAAAACCCCAGGTCGACCAAAGGAAGAAAGCAATATACAAACTGATGCTCTTGACCGGCCTCCTATTGCCCCAAAGCTTCCACCTGGGAGGGCTTTGAGGGATAAGCAGCAGTCTCCTAGAAACGGGTCTGATGCTAAAACTTTTGCACCCTACCAAACAGATATGGCGCCTTCCAGTTCTCAAAATGTTCCATCATTGGCTCTCAATGAAACTACATATGAATGTGCAAATGGAGAAATGGAGGAGACAGGGAGTTCTGGCTCGAAGGATAGTGGTGAGGCATATGTAGATGCACTTGATACACTTTCACGGTCAGAGTCATTCTTCTTGAACTGTAGTATTAGTGGTGTGAGTGGGTTGGATGGTTCAGATATCAAACCATCTGGAACCTTCTCATCAGATCCCCAAACTCGGGATTTCATGATGGGTCGTTTTCTGCCAGCAGCAAAGGCAGTAGCATCAGAAACACCTCCATATGCTACAAAGAAACAACCTATAGCACGAGAGCCACCAAGACAGATAAAGAAGCTTGTAATTGCGGATAAGCAGCAACCACTTTATGCATCCAGTCCAAACAAGTTCCCACATGCACAGGATGACTGGTCAGAAGAAAGTGAAGATGATTGCTATAGCGACTCTCAAAACTATTCAGTCAATGTTTGTGGCTTGTTTCCTCAGTTTTTGCTTAAAAATTCCTTGTGTCTTTTGAACCCAATACCAAGAGTGAAAGCTCAAAAATCAGTGAAAACTGCATACTCTGATCACAGGCGAGAGGCTAAATCCTCGTATTTGAGATCTTGCAATGAAACTGAAACTGAG CATACTGAGGCTGCTGGCAAGAAACGCTTAACGGGTATTGCCCAAACAGAGGAGGCTATTGAGGATAAGAATAATCTAAAGAGTGGATCTAGCAAGAAGAGTTATAGAAGTGATTGTCGGAATCCGGATGGAGCTTCTCTTTTTAGGCATTTTCAGGGTAATAATGTATCATCATATCCTAGTCAAATATCCTGGCTGGGGCATCAAGAAAAACGGTTTCTTGGTATTCCTGATAAAGCTAAGAACTACAGGGTTAGTAGCATTGATCCGCATAAGCAAGGGAGCAAGAATCTTCAAGAATGTCTGGCAAGTGAGAGTATTAGCCAGGAATCAGGTTCAGCAAGCCCTGTTGAGAAAACTCTGTATGTAGATTCCGTACAAAGGGGAATATCATCCAATTCAAGTTTTCCAGATGAAACAGCATCATGCATGAAGGATGGTTTGGAGATCCTAGTTAATCCTGGGGAAATGGAGGAGAATCCTTCAGTAGATTCTTCATTGAAGCATACCAAGCACTTGAATCATGTAGTTGATGAGAAGACACCTGTTCAGCATAAGTGCATGGAGTCCGTGGATCCGTATTCTCTGCTTTCGCCTGAAAAATATGCTCCTTACTGGCAAATGGATGCCACGGATGGTTTCAGAAGGGATCAAGATTTGATTCGGGATTCTAGTAAATTGACATTCTTAAatgttaatgaatttaaattaagtcAACAAGACCTCATACAACATTCTAATAAATTTACAAACTCAAAAGCAGCTGAGTGTAGAAAAGCTGATTTGGAAAGCCAGCCGCAAATCAAATCAAGTAACCAAGGAAGTTCTCATGGCTGCAACTTAAAACTTCCTCTTGCCTTACCTTTACCTAAAGCTCCATCAGAATCTTGGTTGAAGCGCACCTTGCCTGCTGTTTCCTCGAGAAATTCATCTTCACGGACTGGTCTTGGTACATGTAACTATAGTGAAACTCAAGCCTACACAGCTCTGTCCAGTGATCTCAAGTGGGAAAACATTGTTAAATCTTCTAATGTTCATCATGGTCGTTTGCGGTTTTCGGAG GAACAACTTCCTCCTATACCAGAAGCTTAG
- the LOC105763636 gene encoding uncharacterized protein LOC105763636 isoform X2 gives MLLKNLMEDKKLDFNRPLLSVRRFTSQAAGSESEGNKKTDNSLKKVPHPPVYKSELKSGPLRNPGTVPFVWEKTPGRPKEESNIQTDALDRPPIAPKLPPGRALRDKQQSPRNGSDAKTFAPYQTDMAPSSSQNVPSLALNETTYECANGEMEETGSSGSKDSGEAYVDALDTLSRSESFFLNCSISGVSGLDGSDIKPSGTFSSDPQTRDFMMGRFLPAAKAVASETPPYATKKQPIAREPPRQIKKLVIADKQQPLYASSPNKFPHAQDDWSEESEDDCYSDSQNYSVNVCGLFPQFLLKNSLCLLNPIPRVKAQKSVKTAYSDHRREAKSSYLRSCNETETEHTEAAGKKRLTGIAQTEEAIEDKNNLKSGSSKKSYRSDCRNPDGASLFRHFQGNNVSSYPSQISWLGHQEKRFLGIPDKAKNYRVSSIDPHKQGSKNLQECLASESISQESGSASPVEKTLYVDSVQRGISSNSSFPDETASCMKDGLEILVNPGEMEENPSVDSSLKHTKHLNHVVDEKTPVQHKCMESVDPYSLLSPEKYAPYWQMDATDGFRRDQDLIRDSSKLTFLNVNEFKLSQQDLIQHSNKFTNSKAAECRKADLESQPQIKSSNQGSSHGCNLKLPLALPLPKAPSESWLKRTLPAVSSRNSSSRTGLGTCNYSETQAYTALSSDLKWENIVKSSNVHHGRLRFSEEQLPPIPEA, from the exons ATGTTGCTAAAGAATTTGATGGAAGACAAGAAACTGGACTTTAACCGGCCACTTCTCTCTGTGAGGCGCTTCACATCCCAGGCTGCAGGTTCTGAATCCGAGGGCAACAAGAAAACTGATAATTCACTCAAAAAAGTACCCCATCCGCCTGTTTATAAATCAGAACTGAAATCAGGTCCGCTCAGGAACCCTGGAACAGTTCCTTTTGTATGGGAGAAAACCCCAGGTCGACCAAAGGAAGAAAGCAATATACAAACTGATGCTCTTGACCGGCCTCCTATTGCCCCAAAGCTTCCACCTGGGAGGGCTTTGAGGGATAAGCAGCAGTCTCCTAGAAACGGGTCTGATGCTAAAACTTTTGCACCCTACCAAACAGATATGGCGCCTTCCAGTTCTCAAAATGTTCCATCATTGGCTCTCAATGAAACTACATATGAATGTGCAAATGGAGAAATGGAGGAGACAGGGAGTTCTGGCTCGAAGGATAGTGGTGAGGCATATGTAGATGCACTTGATACACTTTCACGGTCAGAGTCATTCTTCTTGAACTGTAGTATTAGTGGTGTGAGTGGGTTGGATGGTTCAGATATCAAACCATCTGGAACCTTCTCATCAGATCCCCAAACTCGGGATTTCATGATGGGTCGTTTTCTGCCAGCAGCAAAGGCAGTAGCATCAGAAACACCTCCATATGCTACAAAGAAACAACCTATAGCACGAGAGCCACCAAGACAGATAAAGAAGCTTGTAATTGCGGATAAGCAGCAACCACTTTATGCATCCAGTCCAAACAAGTTCCCACATGCACAGGATGACTGGTCAGAAGAAAGTGAAGATGATTGCTATAGCGACTCTCAAAACTATTCAGTCAATGTTTGTGGCTTGTTTCCTCAGTTTTTGCTTAAAAATTCCTTGTGTCTTTTGAACCCAATACCAAGAGTGAAAGCTCAAAAATCAGTGAAAACTGCATACTCTGATCACAGGCGAGAGGCTAAATCCTCGTATTTGAGATCTTGCAATGAAACTGAAACTGAG CATACTGAGGCTGCTGGCAAGAAACGCTTAACGGGTATTGCCCAAACAGAGGAGGCTATTGAGGATAAGAATAATCTAAAGAGTGGATCTAGCAAGAAGAGTTATAGAAGTGATTGTCGGAATCCGGATGGAGCTTCTCTTTTTAGGCATTTTCAGGGTAATAATGTATCATCATATCCTAGTCAAATATCCTGGCTGGGGCATCAAGAAAAACGGTTTCTTGGTATTCCTGATAAAGCTAAGAACTACAGGGTTAGTAGCATTGATCCGCATAAGCAAGGGAGCAAGAATCTTCAAGAATGTCTGGCAAGTGAGAGTATTAGCCAGGAATCAGGTTCAGCAAGCCCTGTTGAGAAAACTCTGTATGTAGATTCCGTACAAAGGGGAATATCATCCAATTCAAGTTTTCCAGATGAAACAGCATCATGCATGAAGGATGGTTTGGAGATCCTAGTTAATCCTGGGGAAATGGAGGAGAATCCTTCAGTAGATTCTTCATTGAAGCATACCAAGCACTTGAATCATGTAGTTGATGAGAAGACACCTGTTCAGCATAAGTGCATGGAGTCCGTGGATCCGTATTCTCTGCTTTCGCCTGAAAAATATGCTCCTTACTGGCAAATGGATGCCACGGATGGTTTCAGAAGGGATCAAGATTTGATTCGGGATTCTAGTAAATTGACATTCTTAAatgttaatgaatttaaattaagtcAACAAGACCTCATACAACATTCTAATAAATTTACAAACTCAAAAGCAGCTGAGTGTAGAAAAGCTGATTTGGAAAGCCAGCCGCAAATCAAATCAAGTAACCAAGGAAGTTCTCATGGCTGCAACTTAAAACTTCCTCTTGCCTTACCTTTACCTAAAGCTCCATCAGAATCTTGGTTGAAGCGCACCTTGCCTGCTGTTTCCTCGAGAAATTCATCTTCACGGACTGGTCTTGGTACATGTAACTATAGTGAAACTCAAGCCTACACAGCTCTGTCCAGTGATCTCAAGTGGGAAAACATTGTTAAATCTTCTAATGTTCATCATGGTCGTTTGCGGTTTTCGGAG GAACAACTTCCTCCTATACCAGAAGCTTAG